From a single Chloroflexota bacterium genomic region:
- a CDS encoding sugar phosphate isomerase/epimerase, whose translation MEKPVLAAQLYTVRQFTQTPEDLAATLKKIREIGYRAVQVSAIGPIDPAELKAMLDGEGLTLCITHTGYDRLRNDLPAVIEEHHLWGCKHVAIGSMPPEYREMGEEGFHRFAEVANEIGRALYEAGLTFSYHNHSFEFQRFGKRTGLDILFEETDPRYVRAEIDTYWVQHGGGDPAAWIRRMTNRMPVVHLKDMVIQGREQVMAEVGEGNLNWPAILEACRDAGVEWYAVEQDICQRDPFESLAISYRNLKAMGLE comes from the coding sequence ATGGAGAAGCCGGTTTTGGCGGCGCAGCTTTATACGGTGCGCCAGTTCACGCAGACCCCGGAGGATCTCGCTGCCACGCTGAAGAAGATCCGGGAGATCGGCTATCGGGCTGTGCAGGTCTCGGCCATCGGCCCCATTGATCCCGCCGAATTGAAGGCGATGCTGGATGGGGAGGGATTGACTCTGTGCATCACCCACACCGGCTATGACCGTTTGCGGAACGATCTGCCGGCGGTGATCGAGGAGCACCATCTTTGGGGATGTAAGCACGTGGCCATCGGAAGTATGCCGCCGGAGTATCGAGAGATGGGGGAGGAGGGCTTCCATCGCTTTGCCGAGGTGGCGAACGAGATCGGTCGGGCCTTGTACGAGGCGGGGCTGACGTTCAGCTACCACAACCACAGCTTCGAGTTCCAGCGCTTTGGCAAGCGCACCGGCCTGGATATCCTCTTCGAGGAGACCGACCCTCGCTACGTGCGGGCGGAGATCGACACCTACTGGGTACAGCATGGCGGCGGCGATCCGGCGGCCTGGATCCGCAGGATGACCAACCGGATGCCCGTGGTGCACCTCAAGGACATGGTGATCCAGGGGAGGGAGCAGGTGATGGCCGAGGTCGGCGAGGGCAACCTCAACTGGCCGGCGATCCTGGAGGCCTGCCGTGACGCCGGAGTGGAATGGTATGCCGTCGAGCAGGATATCTGCCAGCGCGATCCGTTTGAGAGCCTGGCCATTAGCTATCGCAACCTCAAGGCCATGGGGTTAGAGTGA